Below is a window of Populus alba chromosome 2, ASM523922v2, whole genome shotgun sequence DNA.
aaatacaaaaaaatattttttccttcaataaaaaaagtgaacaaTGTTGTTCACATCAAAACTTATGGGATGAACTCAAACCATAAATTCAACcgagtttaatatttttttctttttaaatttataacaaacctaaaaaaaagtaaacaatatCATCCAAGATAAAATATGAAGGGACGAACAATGCAGCTGCACAGTGTTCATCTCACATATTATGTTCCCTTAAATTTATAgcgaaatcttaaaaaaaaacaaaaaaaacaataactagtGTTATCCACAGTAAAACATGTGGGGGTGAATATTATATATGCACAATATTCACCCtacacattttaatttattcaggGTGAATCTGCACCATaaacttaattcaattaatatttttccccGTAAATTTATAgcaatcctttaaaaaaaaaataaacaaagtcatCTACAATAAAACAGGAAGAGGCTAACAATTCGGCCACATAGTATTTATCTCACACATTTCCTcgtagcataaaaaaaataacagtttttttttatacggTTCAGGTAATTCAGTACATTTTACCGGTTGGTATTGCTATATATTGCAATAGCCACTCCAGCAATCTTGAAAAAAAGTAAGCTAAAAGgttacattatttaaaaaaaaaaaaaaactcactacCTCATCAAAGGGGAAATTTATCTCGGCCAGCACCAAAGGAGACTTTGAACACACCATCATCTCTCTTTCAATAATGACGAGGCGGGAATAATGAACGCGCAGCCTAACTCTATTAAGCAAAGAATTCCGGATTGTCAAATGGGAAACTGGTGTCAAAATCTACATAATCGATAGAGATATCCAAATCTCTGATTGGCGAATTGGTGACCGAAGTCGGGGCTGACATTTTCTCGGTGGTGAGTTCACACCCTCGGGTTTGCACGTTTTGGGAACCTATTCCAAAGCTGTTCATATGACATGGTGACACTGAGAAATAGTTGGATTCGGACGTTGCAGGAGATATAAATGCTGGAGAAAAGCCACCAAAGATGCTGTTTTCAATCATGGACTCAGTGAAAATATTGTTTTCCTCGTTTTCATTCCCAGGTGACGTACATGGGAAGGAAAAGAATGGGAAAATGCCGTCCTTGGAGCCCAAGTCCTCGTTTTTAACTTGATTACAGTCTAATCCAAAGTGACGAGATGTCTCCTTTGATGGCTTTGGTTTCTCTTCATGGTGCTGCTGCTGGCAATGATATTTACTCTGTTTCGAGAAATCATTTTCCAGTGAAGGCGACACCACGGGCGGAGGAGAGGCTTGGTTACATGTATGCCTTCCTCGATAGGTCACTTCAAAAATTGATTGGTTCTCATCAGATCTTTGCACTTGCTTCGTGGCCAGACAACCTTGTGAATGACGGTGAGTGCATCTGTAGTATCCTCTGCGATTTGCAACACCAGTTAATGTTAAAATGATTCTATATAAACCTAATCAAATGGATTAATAAGATGATTAACACATGCTTAATGGTTATCGAAGTCATAGCTAtcaaaaaaaactatcttaacGATGATTAAAACATCATCATGTCATATGTTATATGAACAGGATGCTATCgaaaaatcatttgaattgcTTGAATGAGTAAAGAAAACttggattaaagaaaaaaaatcaggtaattaaatattcattgatgatgatggtaATCTCAATTTGTAGCTACTGAAtttgaatacaaaaataaaagagttttaatTGCTATTATATTGTGTATGGTACGGCAACAAGTCTCTTTTCCTAGCGACTTTAATGACGAGAGCAGTCGGGACACGGCCTCACGCTTTAAATTGGAGTCACACCAGGTAGATAAGGTCTGGTGCCGAGCAATTATGACATTTTTCAAGAAGCTGTCGTCCAATTGGAGAGTTTTTCTTCTCCCCGTTTTATACGTGGAGATAACATGATTTAGAATGCGAAAGAACATGTCTCGGACTCTCACCTTGGAAAAGTAGCTCCGAGAATATCTTTTTGCCCGTATTTCCTCCAGCTATGACCGTCATCAAGTGGTCCTTCTAGGCCAGTCCCTGGACAAACCTTCACTTGCTCCGTCCGTCGAGGTTGTGTCTTTCTACAGCGGCACACAATTCACAATTAATTCTAAGTTGGATCATAACAGTTAACCTAAAACGCAAACCTAGTAAGTAGTaaaaatatagcaattaaaaaagaaaagaaagggttCTTACCTCTTCTTGTTAGCATCTTTGTTCCATTCCTCCTTGCAATCTTGATCGGAGACTTCACTCCAAGGACTACTGTTGGAAAATGAATGCGGTGATTCCATTATGCCAATTGTGGGCTTTGGTTGATCAGCAACTAAAGTACCGCGATTTAGCACTGAAAGTGCTTTCTCGTAAGAAGAAAGTATCTTCTCAACTAGGGATTGACGTGCTTCAAGGGATGAGGAAGGGTTAAGATGGTTCCTGAGCTGTTTTGCTAGCTCTTTCCCTTGAGCTAGCTCACTAATTAGAGTCTTTTGCTCCCACTCCACGGACTTTTCCATTCAGAAAATGCAATAAGTGCAGTACAACTGTGCTTTTCAAGAGCTAAGTTGTGAATggatttgggtccaattgaggTGCAAATTAAGTAATAAGATGGAGGAAGGTTATTCCATCAAGAGCACTGAGCTTTGCGCTCTCAAGTGTACGTAGCTAGAATGAGATCCTGGCTATGTGAGCAAAGGAGAGGTACAGAAAGAGGCGATGGTAAGGCTTTGGATTGAAGCATCAAAAGCAACAAACATAGAACTGAATTAAGAAAGAGAAGTCTGTGTCTAGTTTTaaatagagatcaaattaaaCGAGCCGAAATAGCAACAGGGTTTTGTGAGATCACTTGCTAAAACAGAGAAAACGAGACAAAATGTGGGAGTAGAAAATGACCTGAAATGACAGACTGGTGAGATATAAATGTAAAGAGAGAGATGATAAAGCTATCTGTATGTAAGAAAGGTAAAGATTTTTGTTGCCGATCAAGAAGCTGTGAGGAAGAGGGAGATTTAAGGTAGGGAAAGGGGAAGGAAGAGAGACAACCTCTTGACCGGagaaaaagattgttttttcaCTCACTCACAAAGCAGTGGGGCCGGTTTCTTTCTTGATGGAGGTTGATAGAAAGGAGAGTGTG
It encodes the following:
- the LOC118057700 gene encoding probable WRKY transcription factor 46; translation: MEKSVEWEQKTLISELAQGKELAKQLRNHLNPSSSLEARQSLVEKILSSYEKALSVLNRGTLVADQPKPTIGIMESPHSFSNSSPWSEVSDQDCKEEWNKDANKKRKTQPRRTEQVKVCPGTGLEGPLDDGHSWRKYGQKDILGATFPRGYYRCTHRHSQGCLATKQVQRSDENQSIFEVTYRGRHTCNQASPPPVVSPSLENDFSKQSKYHCQQQHHEEKPKPSKETSRHFGLDCNQVKNEDLGSKDGIFPFFSFPCTSPGNENEENNIFTESMIENSIFGGFSPAFISPATSESNYFSVSPCHMNSFGIGSQNVQTRGCELTTEKMSAPTSVTNSPIRDLDISIDYVDFDTSFPFDNPEFFA